A single window of Eucalyptus grandis isolate ANBG69807.140 chromosome 1, ASM1654582v1, whole genome shotgun sequence DNA harbors:
- the LOC104443418 gene encoding ferric reduction oxidase 2 codes for MDSGTMRRSPPPSSSPPSSGGVKRIVREAIWVLFMVVFLGTVLILIMLPTNTYRKHWSVSIRAKSGTSTFFGSQGYTMLMFTFPVLFIASLGCVYLHLGNKSSEPRVGKNGIERSKVLATWKRPVLVSGPLGIVSWTELAFLVMFVALLIWSFATYLRNSFLNIDRQGPMHGDKVWEAKLEDSGLRLGLVGNIVLAFLFFPVTRLSSVLPLFGLTSEASIKYHIWLGHIVMVIFTAHGLTYIIYWIVTDRIFEMVRWQKTGVSNLAGEIALLAGLGMWATTFPRVRRKMFEVFFYTHYLYILFMLFFVLHVGISYSCIMLPGFYLFMVDRFLRLLQSRRRARLVSARVLPCDTVELNFSKTPGLEYTPTSIMFLNVPSLSKLQWHPFTISSNSNLEKDKLSVIIKNEGAWSKKLYQILSSPSPPDRLEVSIEGPYGPASTHFLRYEKLVMVSGGSGITPFISIIREFIFMSTAFKSMTPKLTLICAFKNSSELTMLDLVLPISGTPSDLSNIQLQIEAYVTREKAATTQSSKQARAVWFKPSSLDEPLSAILGPNSWLWLGAIISVSFVMFLILIGIITRYYIYPIDHDINEYPTAVRAILNILIMCICIVIVASTAFVWNKRTNAKEAKQIKHLNRSAGEHSPDSGFYNAERELESLPHQSLVQATNLHFGERPDLKKMLFECMESSVGVLVCGPKKMRHDVAAICSSGLAENLHFESISFSW; via the exons ATGGACTCTGGCACCATGAGAAGATCTCCACCACCTTCATCATCACCTCCTTCGTCTGGTGGAGTTAAGAGAATCGTCAGAGAGGCGATATGGGTCTTGTTCATGGTGGTGTTTCTTGGGACTGTTCtgatattgattatgttgccCACCAACACGTACCGCAAGCACTGGTCGGTCAGCATCAGGGCCAAATCCGGCACCTCCACCTTCTTCGGCAGTCAAG gttaCACGATGCTGATGTTCACATTCCCGGTCCTGTTCATCGCTTCCTTGGGTTGTGTGTACCTCCATCTTGGAAACAAATCGAGCGAGCCTCGAGTGGGAAA AAATGGCATCGAAAGGAGCAAGGTATTGGCAACGTGGAAGAGACCGGTGCTGGTGAGTGGACCGCTGGGGATCGTTTCCTGGACTGAACTGGCCTTCCTCGTGATGTTCGTAGCGCTCCTGATCTGGTCCTTCGCGACGTACCTTCGCAATagcttcctcaacatcgaccgACAGGGACCGATGCATGGGGACAAAGT GTGGGAAGCGAAACTGGAGGACTCGGGCTTGAGGCTGGGGCTCGTGGGGAACATAGTGCTCGCCTTCCTGTTCTTCCCGGTGACCCGATTATCGTCGGTGCTGCCGCTCTTCGGCCTCACCTCGGAAGCCAGCATCAAGTACCATATATGGCTCGGTCACATCGTCATGGTCATCTTCACCGCGCACGGCCTCACTTACATCATCTACTGGATTGTCACTGACAGAATCTTTGAG ATGGTGAGGTGGCAGAAGACGGGTGTATCGAACTTGGCGGGGGAAATAGCGCTGCTCGCCGGGCTGGGGATGTGGGCGACCACCTTCCCCCGCGTGCGGAGGAAGATGTTCGAGGTCTTCTTCTACACCCACTATCTCTACATCCTCTTCATGCTCTTCTTCGTCCTCCACGTCGGCATCTCCTACTCCTGCATCATGCTCCCGGGCTTCTACCTCTTCATGGTCGACCGCTTCCTCCGCCTCCTGCAGTCCCGTCGCCGCGCCCGCCTCGTCTCCGCTCGCGTCCTGCCCTGCGACACCGTCGAGCTCAACTTCTCCAAGACCCCAG GTCTAGAGTATACTCCGACGAGCATCATGTTCCTGAACGTGCCGAGCCTGTCCAAGCTGCAATGGCATCCATTCACCATTTCCTCGAACAGCAACTTGGAAAAGGATAAGCTCAGCGTCATCATCAAGAACGAAGGGGCTTGGTCTAAGAAGCTCTACCAAATCCTTTCTTCTCCGTCTCCTCCCGATCGCCTCGAGGTCTCCATCGAAGGACCTTATGGACCCGCCTCGACTCATTTCCTCAG GTATGAGAAGCTGGTAATGGTGAGCGGGGGCAGTGGAATCACTCCATTCATCTCCATCATCAGAGAATTCATCTTCATGAGCACCGCATTCAAGTCAATGACTCCTAAATTGACCCTCATTTGTGCCTTCAAGAACTCCTCTGAACTTACCATGCTTGACCTCGTCCTGCCCATCTCAGGCACCCCATCCGACTTATCCAACATTCAGCTTCAGATTGAGGCCTACGTGACTAGAGAAAAAGCAGCCACTACCCAATCCTCGAAACAAGCCCGAGCTGTTTGGTTCAAACCCAGTTCGCTCGACGAACCGTTGTCTGCCATCTTAGGCCCCAACAGTTGGCTGTGGCTTGGTGCCATCATTTCGGTCTCTTTCGTCATGTTCCTCATATTGATAGGGATCATTACCCGCTACTATATTTACCCGATAGATCACGATATCAACGAGTACCCTACCGCTGTTAGGGCAATCCTGAACATATTGATCATGTGCATATGCATCGTCATTGTGGCTAGCACAGCTTTTGTTTGGAACAAGAGGACAAATGCCAAGGAAGCGAAGCAGATCAAGCACTTGAACAGGTCGGCTGGGGAGCATTCGCCTGATTCGGGGTTCTACAACGCCGAAAGGGAATTGGAGAGCCTCCCACATCAGTCCCTTGTCCAAGCCACCAATCTGCACTTTGGCGAAAGGCCTGATCTAAAGA AAATGTTATTTGAGTGCATGGAGTCAAGTGTTGGAGTCCTGGTTTGCGGTCCGAAGAAAATGAGGCATGATGTCGCGGCCATCTGTTCATCTGGGTTGGCTGAAAACCTGCACTTCGAGTCCATCAGCTTTAGCTGGTGA
- the LOC104443420 gene encoding ferric reduction oxidase 2, which produces MDSGTMTRSSPPSSSPPSSGGAKRIVREAIWVLSMVVFLGTVLMWIMLPTNTYREHWFPSIWAKSSTSTFFGYQGYTMLMFTFPVLFIACLGCVYLHLGNKSIEPRVGKNGVERKKGLAMWKRPVLVSGPLGIVSWTELAFFVMFIALLVWSFATDLRISFLDIERTGPMDGDKMWEAKLERSGLWLGSVGNIALAFLFFPVTRVSSVLPLFGLTSEASIKYHIWLGHIVMVLFTTHGLVYILYWALTHRISEMVKWQKTEISNVAGEISLLAGLGLWATTFPRVRRKMFELFFYTHYLYILFMLFFVFHVSFYYSCIMLPGFYLFLVDRFLRLLQSRGCARLVSARVLPCDTVELNFSKTPGLEYTPASIMFINVPSLSKLQWHPFTISSNSNLEKDKLSIIIKNEGAWSKKLYQILSSPSPPDRLEISVEGPYGPTPTQFLRYEKLVMVSGGSGVTPFISIIREFIFMSTAFKSMTPKLTLICAFKNSSELTMLDLVLPISGTPSDLSNLQLQIEAYVTREKEATTQSPKQARAQAVWFKPSLLDEPLYAILGPSGWLWLGAIISVSFVMFLILIGIITRYYIYPIDPKQNEFPITVRAVLNILVMCVCIVIVASTAFVWNKRTNAKEAKQIKHLNGSAGVHSPDSGLYNAERELESLPHQSLVQATNLHFGERPDLKKMLFECKESSVGVLVCGPKKMRHEVAAICSSGLAKNLHFESISFSW; this is translated from the exons ATGGACTCTGGCACCATGACAAGATCATCACCACCTTCATCATCTCCTCCTTCGTCTGGTGGAGCTAAGAGAATCGTCAGAGAGGCGATATGGGTCTTGTCCATGGTGGTGTTTCTCGGGACTGTTCTGATGTGGATCATGTTGCCCACCAACACGTACCGCGAGCACTGGTTTCCCAGCATCTGGGCCAAATCTAGCACCTCCACCTTCTTCGGCTATCAAG gttaCACGATGCTGATGTTCACATTCCCGGTCCTGTTCATCGCTTGCTTGGGCTGTGTGTACCTCCATCTTGGAAACAAATCGATCGAGCCTCGAGTGGGAAA GAATGgcgtggaaaggaagaaaggactGGCAATGTGGAAGAGACCGGTACTGGTGAGCGGGCCGCTGGGGATCGTTTCGTGGACCGAACTGGCCTTCTTCGTGATGTTCATAGCGCTCCTGGTCTGGTCCTTCGCGACGGACCTTCGCATCAGCTTCCTCGACATCGAGCGAACGGGACCGATGGATGGGGATAAAAT GTGGGAAGCGAAACTGGAGAGGTCGGGCTTGTGGCTGGGGAGCGTGGGGAACATAGCGCTCGCCTTCCTGTTCTTCCCGGTGACCCGAGTATCGTCGGTGCTGCCGCTCTTTGGCCTCACCTCGGAAGCCAGCATCAAGTACCATATATGGCTCGGCCACATCGTCATGGTCCTTTTTACCACGCACGGCCTCGTTTACATCCTCTACTGGGCTCTCACTCATAGAATCTCCGAG ATGGTGAAGTGGCAGAAGACGGAAATATCGAACGTGGCGGGGGAGATATCGCTGCTCGCCGGGCTGGGGTTGTGGGCGACCACCTTCCCCCGCGTGAGGCGGAAGATGTTCGAGCTCTTCTTCTACACCCACTATCTCTACATCCTCTTCATgctcttcttcgtcttccacGTCAGCTTCTATTACTCCTGCATCATGCTCCCGGGCTTCTACCTCTTCCTGGTCGACCGCTTCCTCCGCCTCCTGCAGTCCCGCGGCTGTGCCCGCCTCGTCTCCGCTCGCGTCCTGCCCTGCGACACCGTCGAGCTCAACTTCTCCAAGACCCCAG GTCTAGAGTATACGCCGGCGAGCATCATGTTCATAAACGTGCCGAGCCTGTCCAAGCTGCAATGGCATCCGTTCACCATTTCCTCGAACAGCAACTTGGAAAAGGATAAGCTTAGCATCATCATCAAGAACGAAGGGGCTTGGTCTAAGAAGCTCTACCAAatcctttcttctccttctcctcccgaTCGCCTCGAGATCTCCGTCGAAGGACCTTATGGACCCACCCCGACTCAATTCCTCAG GTATGAGAAGCTGGTAATGGTGAGTGGGGGCAGCGGGGTCACTCCATTCATCTCCATCATCAGAGAATTCATCTTCATGAGCACCGCATTCAAGTCAATGACTCCTAAATTGACCCTCATTTGTGCCTTCAAGAACTCCTCCGAGCTTACCATGCTTGACCTCGTCCTGCCCATCTCAGGCACCCCATCCGACTTATCCAACCTTCAGCTTCAGATTGAGGCCTACGTGACTCGAGAAAAAGAAGCCACCACCCAATCCCCCAAACAAGCCCGAGCTCAAGCTGTTTGGTTCAAACCCAGTTTGCTCGACGAACCGTTGTACGCGATTTTAGGCCCCAGCGGTTGGCTGTGGCTCGGTGCCATCATTTCGGTCTCTTTTGTCATGTTCCTCATATTGATAGGGATCATTACCCGCTACTATATTTACCCAATAGATCCCAAACAAAACGAGTTCCCTATCACTGTCAGGGCGGTCCTGAACATATTGGTCATGTGCGTATGCATCGTCATTGTGGCTAGCACAGCTTTTGTTTGGAACAAGAGGACAAATGCCAAGGAAGCGAAGCAGATCAAGCACTTGAACGGGTCAGCTGGGGTGCATTCGCCTGATTCGGGGCTCTACAACGCCGAAAGGGAATTGGAGAGCCTCCCACATCAGTCCCTTGTCCAAGCCACTAATCTGCACTTTGGCGAAAGGCCTGATCTAAAGA AAATGTTATTTGAGTGCAAGGAGTCAAGTGTTGGAGTCCTGGTTTGTGGTCCAAAGAAGATGAGGCACGAGGTCGCGGCCATCTGTTCATCTGGGCTGGCTAAAAACCTGCACTTCGAGTCCATCAGTTTTAGCTGGTGA